The sequence TGTAACCACGGGCCCTCAACGGGGTATCATAATCCCTGATGTTTCCCCAACCGAATTCTGGCACAGCACAAAGCGGAGTAAAATTAGGTTTGAGGTGAAAGGCGGGAGCCGTCTAGACTCCCGGAGCTTTCAATGCATTTTACAGTGTCAGCGTCTTCAGCGAATAACGAAActgctccttttttttgttgtttttccttttgccCTCTCCTTCCCCCCCTCCAGTGGCAAACACCTTTGGATCAGGCTCTCTCGGGTTATACAGGGATACGTATTCCTACAGCCCTGTCGGCAATACCTTACTTTGAAACATATATGGGGTATATtaatatgtatgtactccataGATTGTACGAGACTCTTTCATGACATCACTGTTTATTGCCTTCGTTTATTTGAACCAGTTATTTTGAACCAGCCTGGTTTATATCAAGATACAAACTTCGGGTCGGAGTGTGGGAATAGCGGGATGAGCTatttatgtatgtacatagtTGGTTCCGCAGCAGAAAAAGGGCAAAGAGTTCAATTCCAAAATGAAGTTCGTCTTCTGTCTTAATACCTTTCTTTAGATCTATGTAATAACGCCAGTATCAAACTCGCCAGAATAAAGTAAAGTATCCGGGAAGAAGTGTGGAATAGACATGATTCAAAACAGGGCAAAAGGTAATGGGCAGGCTCACATATTTAGATATACAGGGAAGAGGATGAAAGTGAAGCATCAAGATCCCTAAAGGATTCAAAAACATTGATGGTGCGTAAACTTTGCTCAACATATGCTTGACATGGAGCAAACGAGAAGGAAAATAATTCCGTGGACGCGGCTGGTCGATGAGTCGGTCATTAAAAGAGCAAATAGAGAGTAAGAAGAAGGAAGTGATGCTGTCACTCATTATAATGGTATACCTACACCCAACCGTTagcaaaaggagagaaaaTTCCAGCCCGATTATGCTGGTTGTCGGATACTCACAAAATAGTTCGGTAAGCCGTAACATTTCCATCCCAGTCTCCTCGCCATCTTTGCAAAGCCCTCTGTTTCAACCAGATGGTAGAATGGGAAGGCAGGGAACATAGCCCCATCTCTATGAACTTCGGCCTTCACTAACAATACGGTACCTCCCACGCCGTGTAGTTCCATAGTCCGCTCAGTATCACGGTTTGGACTTCGGTCCGCCAAATGGGCCATCAGTGTCCTGTACGTCGGCATTTCCGCGTAACCTTCTAGGATGATCTCATCAGGGCCCATGCGGTTCGCGAGAGCCAATGAGCTATCAGTATCAAGCCAGGAGTTGTAATCATAAGGACGGAtatccattttcttcttctctgtgTTCATGTAGCGTTGATAGCAGTTCGGGACGAGGACAGGCTTGTTGTGCCTTGTGAGATCCTGAATGAGAGTCGGCGGGGTCTCGATGATGTCGGCATCTATCCATAAAACCCAGGAGGTACTGGGACCCAACGTGGTGAAGAGCAAACTATTCCTTGCCCGTGCCATTGCCTCCCGGCGGATCTTTTGATTGGAGAACTTGTGCCGTTCCTTCTCATCCTGCGACGCGATTGGCGGGTCGAAATCTTGCCGTAGGATTGTGATGCTGGCGAATCTATCATCCACGGGACCGGACTGCGTCTTCGTGATAGCCTTCTGCAGCGCAGAGGTGGCAGCGTTCCCTTCTCTTGTCTTCGGGATGATAAACCCCAGCGAAATGTATTGATGCGGATACGTCAGCTTCTCCAGATTCTCCCAGTACTGGGGGTAAAACCGAGCCAGCGGAGTGAGTATCAGCACTCGTTCGTGTCTCTCTGCGGAGTTCACCGTCGTAGTTACATTGTTCAAGTTGTAGTTGACCACCGGTGGAGGGATGCGTCGGCCATTGGCCTTGAATAGCTGCGTCTTGAAGAAAGGCTTCGTCGGCGGGGAGAGAGGATTCTGGGCAGCATCTTTCTGTCTCTGAGCGGCGGTAACCGTTCTCGAGTTCGgggagaaaatgaaaatgaggAAACCGATAGCGAGGGCACAAGCTAGGACGAATGTGATGGGATTCGTACGCCGCAGCGATCGTACGGCCATGGTGGCCTGCGAAAGGGCTTAACAGCTGGGAGAAAATAACACACGCAAAAAGTACTCGGAGCACAGACGAGGTGCTCCTCGATGAGACCCGTCTCTGATGTCCTTCTCGTAGTCGTTATCTGGCCGTTGGCTTCACCTTCGATGACATGGTCAAAACTTCAATGGGCAGGGATCCAGCGAGCGGAAACAGGAGATATGAAACAAAGCGAcaatgatgacgatgatgaatGGAACTAGCCAAAATAACGATTAAGTTAGGAATTAAATAAAAGAGACGAGCAAAGAACCGAAAAATGATCACAGACGCGCGACGATACCCGGGGGGAGGTTTGTGTATTTTCGAGGATTTAACTTCGAGGTGGTCAAAATTGGATGCTGGCCTCATTGGGGCGGCTCACCAAAGGGCGGCCGCAGATCATCTCCTCAAGTCGCAACATGGGAGACGTAATACCTCCTGGGACTTCTCCGCACAAACCCTCTTTTGATCTTCAGGCGAACCGAATGCTCAACACGCCGGTTCATTCCAGCCCACTCCGTTAGCTGCTCAGCAGACCAGACGCCACCAAGGTCATTTTTCTCAATTGGCTACACAGAGTACAGAGCAACCAGACCTTTCTTCTGGGACGACGACGTTAACTAACTACGTGGTGAATAAACTACAAAATACTCCACACACCGAGATCGACAGTGACACGGGATCGGGCTATTTCTCGCGTAGCCATCCATGCATCTCGGTCTTCCAAACACGCGGATGGATTGATTGACCAGGGAGTTGCTTCGTACCAGGGCCCTTCGCGGAGGAGCGGCTGTTTCATATGCTTCCTCTATTTATGGATATTACGGTAACCATCTCATCACCCCTTCAAAGGCCACCAACGCCATGGCATTCGCAGGGAACGCCCTTAAAAAGCATGGCAGGAACCCTCGCCAGTAACCCCTCCAGCCGTTTTCTCTTCCAACGGCGATTGCTGCATCCTTCCACCGCCGGAACTTCCTCTCGCCGTCACCAAGCCCGCCTCCCAATGGATCCGTCATGATACGCTGCTTTACAACATCGGATGGGTATGATGTGATCCAAAACACTTGCGCTGAAAGGCCGCCAGCCCAGAAGTTGATTGCGGGTGCGGAAAGCTTGGTGTACTTCTGCATCACTCGCGAGAAAATATCATACGTGCCCCaccagaagaagaagaaagagcgGAATAGCAGTGTCGAGCAAAGACCGTGATAAAGGCCTCGGATACCGTGGTGGCGGAGCTGCTTTTGTAAGTACACAGAACATTGCGATGGGATAATCGCCCAATGTGAACATGTAGTTAGGGTAAAGTGTTGCTTACAATTTTCCTCGTGCAGTCGACCGGGCCGCTGTATAGTCGCTGCTTCTTATCCGCTGCGTATTGAATCTGCAGTCGAGCTTTGACATGTTCTACAGGAGCCGCTATGAAGCTGACCGTCGAGCCAGCCATGATTCCGGCAATTCCGTGGCCAAAGGCTGGAAGCCTGTCCGGTGTATCTTTGCTCGCTAACGGGATAATCGTCCGCAGTCTCTGGTTGCTGAAAACGTGTTCGAACAGCAACCGTCTATAGAGGGTTAAGGAGCCTAGCATCCTATAACGGGAGGGAATGAGTTCTGATGACCGGTTCATTTCTCATTCGAAGGAGCGAAGGAACCTACACGGAGTCCATGACCATCCACCCCATGAGAGGGGGCGTGGCGCCCTTATACAATGCTGTGACGCCCTCGTTACGCAGGGTCTGCAAGAGGCAATCTAGCGGACCCTTGAAACGTGTGCTTTGTGTGGTTTGCAGCCGAACCTTTATAGTATcgaaccttttttttccggATACAGACGTTGGTCAGCTTTATCATGCAAGCAATGTAAAGCAGCAAGTcaatatattttattttttttttttttggcatttGGGATTAATGTGTTGATATAACATACGGATGGCCAACTGTGAATTGTTAAAAAGAGGAAACAGGGACAGCAAAGTCGTTAGCATATCTGAAACCATTTTTGTACGTCACAGCAGCCCGAAGATATTATACAAAAGTACGTAGGGAAACTGGAGATAGATACCGGTGCGGATCGCGCGGGAAAAAGCCAGCGCAACCTAATAGTGATACGGCCGAACGAACGAAGAAGCAATTACGGAGTTGCAATACTTACCACTCAGTTTCGCAATCCCTGAAAATACTCCAGCTACGAAGCCTCGATAATCCTTCTTTGTCTTTGCATTACTGGCCTTGCTCTTGGTCGCTATTGCATTCTGACCTTCCGGAAGCCTGAGTCGCTTATCGATGGGCGGTGGGGGTAATGAGAGTCCATCTTTTAGCGAATCCGAGCCTGACATGTCTAACAATTTGTGAGAAATGTATTCGGCGGCGTCAAGACGAAAGCCGAGCTGCCGGTCTCCCACTTCCTCCTGCTCTTCGACGTTCACCAGGTTCCTGGCAGGGGCCCGGGATCGTAGCAAAAGAGCCTAACTGATTTGCCTTTTGTCGGTGTCGGTTTCAAGGCAAGACGTCATTCATTCAGTTATCGACCTGAGCGAGTGAGGGCAACATTGCAACGTCCTGAAGGCGACGATGATGGTTATTGTCTCTGCGCCGTCGGAGACCTGAGGGCCCAAAATCCCGATACCGGCAGTGCGCACGGGCCAAGGTGCCTTGCtgactaactagttaaggTCACTGGCGTCGAAGCGTCATTTCGACGGTTTATTCAGGAGCGTTCATTTCTGCCCACTTACACAGACCTTTGTAATAGTGTCTAGTGCTTGAGAAGCTCGTTTTGCGGTGATCAATTCCCGATCCCATGCAATCTCACCATCGATTCCTGGCCCGTACATGACCGGTACCCGCAGCGCAATACTACTCCTTCACCACCCCCCCGGACCGGGCGAACTGGTCGTCCGGATCCAAAGCCCATCTGCCAAATAGATGATGCAGCGAAAGAGGCTACTGTGAGCTGCCACTGACTAGTTATCATTCATCTCCACATGAGATTGGAATGCGCTATTTTTTGGGTCACAAATGACGATGGCAGGTGACGGCTGCTAACTCTGCTTCATACCATCTTGTGATTGCGACAACCCAAGAATAATACCCTGATACCCTTTCCAAACTCGCTGCTAATGTAGGATCATAGACAACTTCCGGTACAGTGGCTGGAAGTTCCCGGCTTCCAAGCTGCTGGAAGGCGAAAACGTTTGGCCCTGGTGATCGAGGTGTAGCAAACCTAGCTCAACGATCATACGCGACAGGAGTGTATCATGTACGAATAGGGCATTCAGACTACCCTTGGGTGAAGCCATGGAATTATTAAATCAGCCAAGGTTGCTACAAGGGCCGTGTTGCTCGGCACAATAGGATTGTCGGGCTCCTACACATAACGGACCTTCTCATGTTCACGAATGCGTCCAGGGAGTGTTATATAAGGTCTCCCACAGACCCACAAGAATATCAAGTGCTAATACGGATGGCTTTTCGATGTTCAACTTATTCATGTTAATGTATCGACTGGAACGATCGGCACGCAGGAAGCAATTAGCAGCAGGCATAAGAGCCTTTCGGGCGTCGCTACCACCACAATAACCCGGGAAGCAAAGGTTTAGCGGTATCAGTGTTAACATATCCTCGAAGACCGAGACATTTGCAAAGAGCAGTATTATCGGAGCTAGAGCCAAATTTCTAGCATTGACCCAATACTCGAACGACGCCAAAATCTCACTAAGTCTGTTGCGATTAGTCGCCATCGTGATATGCGGCTGGGTAACATGAGCCCCTTGAAGCCTTGCTAAACGCAAGTAGGTATCTGTGATCAAGAGAGAAACAAGTTGTTCAGGTGAGCTTTGTGATGACATGTCCATTAAATAGTACTGGGCAACAGCATGTTGCTGTGTTGGCGGCTAGGCAATACCATGTTCCAGATGATTTTATACCAGAAGCTCTTTTTTTGTCGTATGAGGTTGATTGATTAAGCGCTGCCAGCCCCATGTCACAGTCGATACAAGCTAATGATAGCAGTAGCACATGACAGGATTGCTCCCTGGAAAACTTATACTGGCTACCAGGAGTGGTCTCACATTGAAATTATTTTGATTCATGAGGCTATTTTTATAGGTGTGAATGTTGTTATATCCTAAAGCGCAATCATACATTTAGGCTGAAACGCGAGCCCACCTTTATGCATTCCTGCTCGTTTCAAGCAAGGACATCTTAGTGCCAAAGAATGACAGAGATATACCCCACTGCGGTCTTATTCCTTAAAACTTTCGCCTTTGTATTCCTTGGTTACACCCACTTGTGAGAATCAAGATCAGGTAGTTAGTACACTactgggaaaaaaaaatatataaatgGTAGCTAGCAAGCCTGAAGCGCCTGAAACATAGTATGATTGTCAGTCCAATGTTGTCATCATGCATTATTTTGACCCCATGTTTCTGTAATTTATAAATAATGAGGTCTGAGAAACCAGAGCTACCTAGCTATGGAGTGTACTGAGACAAATGCGGATTTATAGGTCTGACTGCTAAATATATACCTCCTTTAAATCTCAACTAGGTCGCTTATAGAGCGAATAGGACTTTCATAGAGAGGTCATCAGCTTCATTCGTTATCCTACACCTTCACCCAGCGCCTGGGTTATCTACAGTGGAGGATTTTTCAGGTGTATAGTTGGAAGGAATATTGTTGTTAGGAAAGCAAATATCCCGCGAAATTAGAGTGCATTTTCACAATCCCACAGATCATTAGCCCGTGCAAACCACGACTATAGAAAGATACTAGGTTTTTGGCTTTAATGAACAAATACCGAAATTGAATTAAGAGACTCTATTCCCGCCCCTGTTAAGAGGATGGAGGAGCAGACAACATCCAGTATTCATTCCAACTTGAGTTTATGGTTTCCAGCTGAGCAAGGCTCATCTCAAGAGCTTTGTGGGCCTGGCGCAGCCGCAGAGCGGTGCTGTCGAGCTGTTTAATGCTTTCACGGATCGCCCGAATGTCATTGATTGGTATCAAGATATATCAACGGAGGGGGTGTTTCGGCACGGCTTATTGACAGAGCGGACATAACATCACCTTGAGCTGCCCCAGTTTGAACAATTTGGCCATTGTCAGGGTTATCCGTTGGCAGGATGCGGCGTTGAGCAGTCGCTACATTTTCTCGGTCAACACAAGCtgttttcaaaaaaaaaaaaaaaaaaaaaaaaaagaaagaaagaaaaaaaaaggaggagaGGGGGGGTTAGGAGAagcaaggaaaagaaaagacggGGATATGATCTGTACCTAATGAGCATTGGGGAGTATTCATGCGCAATACACAGTTTGCACAAGCCCCTTGATGGTAGTCACACAACCTCGAAGCAGGCCTCCTTCCGAAGCACAGGTCTCACATGGAGGCTCATCATGCAGCACGCCGAAACCCTGAATAAACGCAACATAGCTGTAGTGTAATCATCTGGCAATTCAAACCGTTATGCAACATCACTTCTTGTGCAATCATTGACTTGCAATATATCCAAAGATCCATGTCTAGGAAGCCACTCAAGTTTACGAATATTTAACAACTGCCCAAGACCCCGCAAAAGAGCCGAGTTGGAGGAATAATCATTGGATATTTCTTTGAGCATCCTTTCGATTTTATCTAGAAATTTATTCCAGTTTAGTTTCCTCTCAAATTTTCATCGACGGGATGGATATCTAGCTGTTCACTTTGCTTAGGCTGAGGAGTTGCAGTGCTTTGGGAGCTGTCATTGCTCTTCACAGCTTTATTGGAAACAGGCTGCCGAGCGGCAGAGGTTGAAAGCCGAAAACTACGGCTATTTCTAGTCCCTCAACTTATCTGGGACCTTATCCGAGTCCATCTCGCTGACCGTAAGTATAGAATATCGAAATAGCCGTTTCTATGGCAGAAGTAAGGGTATAAGGGAGAAGATAGAATGAAAGGAGGAAAGCAGGCCTTGAGAGAGTAGGGTCCAGCAAGTTGTTTTCATGTAAAAAGTTTTCCAGAGGTAGAAAACCCCGACAACTTGACGAAACAACACATCAAAGATGGGCTTCTCCGGCATTGCCCTGACGACCAAGGGGAACATACAGCTCCGTGACGGTCCGCCTTCGATAACCCAGCGTGACGCTGTGGCCCAGCTATTAACCCAGTGAGCGCCGCTCTGGGTTCGAATCTCGGCAAGAACGTAGCACCAGGGACGGTAGCTCCCTTTGCGGGGAAACCTTTTGCCTTTTTATTCCATGATCGAAATATTATTGACTGCTTTAAAGCAGactccttttttcccctctccATCTTCTTTCAGAGAGTTCCATGAGATATTGGGTTGTGAGCTAACAAGGCCACTATATCTTCCCAGATGTGGTGGAGCAAGAGATGTCAAACAACACCACGAGCAGTCAGTAATGTAGGTACTCGTCGTCCTAATTATAAATATAGCAAATAAGAAACTCATAATAAAACGAACACCCGTTTTATATTCGAACACGTTGGCTTATCCTGGGATTCCAGTCCTTAAGGAGGTCCCCAAACACAGTTTTAGCGCCTCTGGAGTTAATTCTACTCCTTGATGCGTATATTGCATGACAGCAAAAGCGCCAGCTTGGGGATGGGTGGCTGCTTTCGTCCGAGCAAAGACCTGGCCCCTTTGAAAATGCTACTTAATCACAAGGCAGGCGACATGTCAGGGTATACAGATCTGGCTTCCAGCAGCAGATAGTAATATGTGCGACGATATACAAGAAACGAGTCCAACGTCTTTCAATCACACGATTTAACCCGACGGGGAATACAGAGGCAGCAGGTATCTGAAAATGGACTACAAGAACTGGGCGAACAGATGGCATCGTGCAACAACAAGTCGGGGTTATGCAAGT is a genomic window of Coccidioides posadasii str. Silveira chromosome 3, complete sequence containing:
- the MNN9 gene encoding Golgi mannosyltransferase complex subunit (EggNog:ENOG410PG52~COG:G~BUSCO:8969at33183); protein product: MAVRSLRRTNPITFVLACALAIGFLIFIFSPNSRTVTAAQRQKDAAQNPLSPPTKPFFKTQLFKANGRRIPPPVVNYNLNNVTTTVNSAERHERVLILTPLARFYPQYWENLEKLTYPHQYISLGFIIPKTREGNAATSALQKAITKTQSGPVDDRFASITILRQDFDPPIASQDEKERHKFSNQKIRREAMARARNSLLFTTLGPSTSWVLWIDADIIETPPTLIQDLTRHNKPVLVPNCYQRYMNTEKKKMDIRPYDYNSWLDTDSSLALANRMGPDEIILEGYAEMPTYRTLMAHLADRSPNRDTERTMELHGVGGTVLLVKAEVHRDGAMFPAFPFYHLVETEGFAKMARRLGWKCYGLPNYFVYHYNE
- a CDS encoding uncharacterized protein (EggNog:ENOG410PIF5~COG:C~TransMembrane:3 (o108-125i215-235o255-272i)~BUSCO:9817at33183), with protein sequence MSGSDSLKDGLSLPPPPIDKRLRLPEGQNAIATKSKASNAKTKKDYRGFVAGVFSGIAKLSVGHPFDTIKVRLQTTQSTRFKGPLDCLLQTLRNEGVTALYKGATPPLMGWMVMDSVMLGSLTLYRRLLFEHVFSNQRLRTIIPLASKDTPDRLPAFGHGIAGIMAGSTVSFIAAPVEHVKARLQIQYAADKKQRLYSGPVDCTRKILRHHGIRGLYHGLCSTLLFRSFFFFWWGTYDIFSRVMQKYTKLSAPAINFWAGGLSAQVFWITSYPSDVVKQRIMTDPLGGGLGDGERKFRRWKDAAIAVGRENGWRGYWRGFLPCFLRAFPANAMALVAFEGVMRWLP